The Vanessa atalanta chromosome 18, ilVanAtal1.2, whole genome shotgun sequence DNA window GATAATTCTCTTAACTTCCTTAAGTAttctttgtaaatatacattattgaaaaaaatttaaaaggtagGTAATATCGATTAAAAACTTCCTTTGGAAGAAATGTGGCTTTAACGAAAatctttatcaaaattataagtacttttattttatttgtcaacTGTAGGTAGGAAGTTTATGTACTCTTTGCTGTCACTTCTAAAGGTACGTTTAGACTACGAAAGAAATTCCGACATTAATGTCTGTACTGTTTACACTTTACGGATTTTTTGTGTCTGAGTAGTGTCTATTTGTAAGTATACCTAAATAATGTCACTGTTCACACGCAAACTCGCTAGTGATGCTTGGTCAGTATGGATAAACGTCGTGCAGCTAATTTTACTactattgcaataaataatcatttggcAAAATAAGTATTTGGGTCCACCAGtgctttaaaaaaaggtaacaaTTAGAAGGTTACCATAGATTGCTGATTGAGTTCCACAAAGAAAATCATCAAATTATGAAAACTTCTGACGaatgaaatatgaatatttattagtaaaaaattactcctataatattaaaaatacgagaATAAGATTGTCCTCCAGGTGTTTTGACAATTGTCACTAACATTGAGACTTTTAAGGTACGTTTATACTACGACATTGACAAGTTATTTCAGTCAAAAGCTCTGGTAGCTCTACTACAAAAATGATAAGACTCTTTGGTGTCTTCTTGTTCCACGTTAACTCACCCACCCCTAATTTTGTGCACCCAAACGCGGtccgttattattatatatttgtatattgaaaatatcaaaCCTGTTCGAAAAATTTTCAACTACAGTAGACACATACAGTATTATGTCACAATCAATTTTGCAATCAGAGACACTCATGTTCATACAGAGACATATACGAAATGTATACCGCGACTGTACCGTGTATAGTGTCGTAGTCTAAACTTACCtttatggaataaaattaaagagtaggtatgtattatttatatcgaaGAGCCATAAAACTTCCTGTGCATAAAATCGGAGCCACATCGGCGCCAGATAGCAAGTTAGTGTAAACAAAAAAGGCTGGCCGGCCCCGTACGCAACAACATATTCCACAATAAAAACACATAGGTAAGTACTAATAGTAAGAATTTCATGTTTATTGGGCATTTAACATGTCCAATAATATGGAATAGAATATATTCGCATATACAATCatattgtcaatttaaaaatgtattatttttttaaataaataataatatgataaaataatttgatgtataatattttaatcttggAAAAAGCAAACGGCTTGAACTATTCAGCCATAGTACTTAATATGATTAATGAAAAACGCAGATAATCTAATAATAGGTTATCTGTTactttaatgtcaaatatatattttaatctgtattctgTAGTGTAAGGTAAGATCAAATTTCTGTGTGGACTCTGGAATTATctgtgaaaaatattatcagaattttatcaaaaaccATTGAAATATGAATGATAACATGAGGTATTTGGAGAAATCAATCAtcgtacatttaaaataaatttcgaggAGTGAAATTGTGACGGTGTAAAATACATTACACCTTATATCTTCACAAAAATACGCTCCTGTTTATTTCCGGctaaggtaattattatttttttttattaaaataactttaacaatgtgttttatagtttacattaattaatatacatgatgaataaataaattcacatttGAGTTATTaagcctaaaatataaattggtttGGTTTAAGTTggctttaattattgtatatttaaattctcatGTTGATTATAAATCTATAGATACGTGATCAAAGTCACGAAGGACATGCTTTGTTTACATACGTGAAATATGAACTTTAAAAATGTTAGCCCTTTTttactgaaattatattatgaccTAGTTGCAGTGTTTATGTAATCCGATCAGAAATATGATATGTATTCTGTACATGTGACTATATGTTAGTAAATGGACGTGATCTTCAAATTTCCGTGTTTAACAGGTTTTAAACGTGGTAAATAATGGCGCTTTAAAAAGTTAACATCTCGTTAACAagcattccaattttaaataataagaatttaagaAAAATGGCAAGATATTATGAAAATACGACAACATTCAACTACAGCTGGGAACAAGTTGCTCGAGGTTATTGGAAGAGATATCCTAATCCACaaaggtattttaaataagtttctatACCTGCTTTAAGTCAtgatagtttaataattaaaaaatatttatatgtattaagttgagcatttataaaaatatacagtaagTACTTAATtgctacaaaaaataatcatgaaGTTTAAAGTtccaatttgtaatttttatttcagtaccCATGTTTTATCCGAAGACACATGGAGCCGACAAGTTAAGGATGGATGCCTGTATACAAAAAGACTATTGACAAAAACAAACAGAGTACCAAAGTGGGGTGAAAGGTATGTCCTATATTTAATCTACTTGCATTGTATATGGTACAAATTATGTTGAGATTTGTTTAATATGGCTTCACCAAGGTTTTTAGTATGCACTTACTATTTatggatataattttttaaacggtaactaaagcatattttgttgcatattttttaataataacaacgctaatcacaatatttataaaatatatattttagaattaaaatgtttttgagaTTGTagacttaattttataacaatttattaaaaataaaatatttgcttctttttatatttggctttaatatattcatggaaataaaattactgtacatttacatatttagaaaactacaatactaatttaataaggAATGTAAGCATAACATATTTCTGCAACTGACATTTCCATAAGAATATTGAATCAAGGTTATATTCAAGATTTTCAATAAGTAAACATTAAGTCCAAGGCTGaaagtaaatgtatacaataatatgaaCAGATTATTAATGTTTGATTAGTGGCTAGAATATTTGGATTTTAAAAGCAAGTTTATATGTAGATGAAATCCACATGAGTACTACcgatttttcatttgaataatttgtgattattatcTCTAAAGTGCCAAATCTCTACAAAGAGAGGAATCCTTTACAATGCATGAGTTACATTGACTTTATGATTTACTAGCTACACATCACGACTTCACACAAGTAGAATACTtggaaatatacaaatttttactTTCTACTGGCTAGGATAGTGGATATtctcagtttattttttttctatgatatacatgtataatacatataaaacctcATCTCTAAATACCATTTTTATTgatgacaattatatttaaatccttcacaaaatttaaaagatctaGGCATAcagcaactttgttttataatatatttataatataatatactagtaactaaattgtatgtttgtataacaataacataGAATTAAGTTTTgcacaaataaatcaaatataaacagtaaataaatattgtattaataatggGTGTTATCTTTCAAAAAATTAGAGCTTCGTACAAATGTTAGGCAATAGTtagttatgtaaaaataattatacctatTGTTACACAAACTTAGTGTCTTGAGCTTATCGTCCAAGAGATATCTTGTTTTCCTGAATACAGATAACAAGTTATGATAAGGAATTACAAAAACATCTACTTGAATGACCTTCAACTTTGAAcgattaataaagtaatattgacTTAATCTATTTAGAAAGCTAATTATAGAAATTGGAACTATGTTTGTATTTGTAagttgttatattatgtttacctcactaaatttattataattttataatttacgatcatataatttagaaattatactcttttaattttcttatagaaGGTTAATACTTTTTTCCTGATGAGTTCCATCAAGtatatactgttttattttacaaaagtaaatttaattgaaatcatcTAGTTAGGTCATGCATTTGTCtaaatttgtaattgtatttactaCACAACCCCATGTAGCAGGAGGTACATGACTTCTACAGTCAACCAAACTATGTATAGGaagatgtaagaaatattaggcatcccagttaatattacttatagggCCAATGTAAAGGTGGTGACAACCACTTACCATGagctggcccatttgctagtttAACTGCCTATTTCAAAAAATCTTCTAAGTTAGAATCAACTGGGGTGGATTAGTAATGTTTAAGTGGATTTAACAAAGCTGccatatttgatgttttttgtatacttttttaagtatattttattgaatactaaTCTAACGTTAATATTGTTTACAGATTCTTCAGTGCAAAATCGGTTAAAATCATAGAAGAAAGTGTAGTCGATCCAGATAAAAAGGTTTTGGTTACATACACCAGAAATTTAGGCTACACAAAAGTTATGGTAGGTTGAttcattttgctttttttttataactcaaATCTACTAAGACAACCAATATGAGActtgcattatattttatattcttaggCTTAATTTATTCTCTTCATTTAAGTATGGTTCTATGTTGTTacacatacaataataattttaaaggtatGGGTTGATGATATTTCAATGTTGTCTGAGATAAAATTATTGGCCTGGAAGATTTTCTGTCAAACATTGACAATACTGGCTTTAACGCattgatactaaaattattgatttataaaacacCTAAAGAAATAATGtcttattgtttttctttttttgttaattttaaataagtcacATGACCTGTTTAAAGAATGggttataattaaagataaagaaaagcgttaaaattttaaactgtatTAGATAatacttattcataataattaattaacatgtaGTAGTAAttcttaattacattattattatggtgttatattttaatttaggtctattttttttgaaaatacatatatttgaatgtCGATAAAACTGATGACATTTCGATAGAGACCTTTACCATACCTTTATTTTCTGGCgcgtttatttatagttttgtttgGTATTCCCATTTTGGTTAAGAAAAGTTAATATGGTcgtttgtttttcttaaattttctaatG harbors:
- the LOC125070958 gene encoding protein preli-like, with amino-acid sequence MARYYENTTTFNYSWEQVARGYWKRYPNPQSTHVLSEDTWSRQVKDGCLYTKRLLTKTNRVPKWGERFFSAKSVKIIEESVVDPDKKVLVTYTRNLGYTKVMSVVERVEYRPSGPGQTIAKRSAWIDSQVFGFSRAIRAFGLDRFRKNCNQMVNGFNHVLQGMFPRAPAAHAPPVAHALKEMREAAAAARATASALSSVQRS